Part of the Ignavibacteriales bacterium genome is shown below.
GAGGTTTTCGCCACTGCCACGCCGAAGGACACAGTCGCGATCCGTGACAACATCGTCATCGTGCAGGACACGACACAGGAACCAACGAAGTATCAGGCAAACTCGAAGGTTGACCTCAAAAACTATGTATTCTCGCCGGAGACAATGCGCGACACGATTGTGTCTGCAAAGCCGGCAATGCGGCTTGAGATTGCCAACAACCGGGATGCGGAGGGCAACTATGTGCCGCGAAAGTACAAGCTCAACTTCACGCCCGATCTCGTCTATGGAACCGCCGGCTACAGTACATTCTACGGCATCGAAGGACAAACGGTCTTCGCCTTCAGTGACATGCTCGGCGATCATCAGATTGTCCTCCAGACGAACCTGCTGCTCGACCTGAAGAACAGCGACTACGGATTGACCTATCTCTATCTGCCAAACCGCATCGACTATGGGTTCCAGGGCTTCCACACGGCGCGGTTCCTGTACCTTGATGATCAGTATGGGAATGTGTTCCTCTATCGTTTCCGCTCGTGGGCGGTGGGCGGGGTTGCATCATATCCTCTCGATCGGTTCAACAGGCTCGATCTTTCCGTCAACTGGCTGAATCTCTCGCGGGACAACCTTGACGACCCTACGGAACCATCCCAGATACGGTCATTAATCATGCCGTCGTTGAGCTATGTCAATGACAATTCGATCTGGCAGGGCGGATGGTTTGCTCCCAACAACGGGTCCAGGTTCCATGCGACAGTCTATGGAAGTGCGAAAATCAGCGACGAGGCGTTGGATGTTCAGACCTTTACATTCGACTACCGGAGCTACAACAAGCTTGGCAAAGAGCTTCTCTTTGTGTACAGGCTTGCGGGGGGTGCGAGCTACGGCAAGGATCGTCAGGCGTTTTTCATTGGCGGGACGGAAGGTTGGATCAACCGACGGTTCGATCAGGGGGGGCAGGTACCAATTGTGAATGTTGAGGACTACGCGTTCTTGACCCCGGTTCTCCCCGTGCGGGGGTTCGATTACAATGCGCTGAACGGGACCCGGTTTGGTGTGGCAAACCTTGAGTTGCGCTTTCCGCTCGTTCGCTATTTGATCTTTGGGGCGCTTCCGATCGGCTTCCAGAACATGCTGGGTGCCGCTTTTGTGGACGTTGGATCGGCCTGGAGCAATACGAAGTCGTGGCGCGCATTTCAATCGACACCGGACGGAGTTCAGCGCAAGGACCTGCTCATCGGCACCGGCTTCGGTGCCCGGTTCTTCTTTTTCGGATTCCCGCTCCGGATCGATTGCGCGTGGAGCTACAACGGATCAGGATTCTCGGAGCCAATGTGGTATTTCTCCCTCGGTCCGGAATTCTGAGAGATCTCATCACCGCAATAGAAAAGGGCTGTCCCAAATGTGGGTCGAAATGCTATTTCGACCACGTTGAGGATCCTGAAATCTCCGAAACTAAAGAAATCTTGACTTACTCGAAGAGGTCGAAAGTACTTTTGGGACAGCCCCTTTTTTTGCCTTCGGTTGCATCATTCCGTCTGCGTCTCGCCTATTCAACCCCCCTCAGTTTGATTCGCTGAGTCCCCGGCACGAGGTTTCTCTTCAGGAACAGCCGTTGACCGTCTGCATGTGAAACAAAAGACCCGAATCCCGAGGCGAGGCTTCCCAGCGGGGCGTACCAGTATGCGTAGTTCGCCCGCTTCAGTGGATAGTACGAACGATGGATGTTTGCCGGATGGGGGGAGTAGAATTTCCCGAATGCTTCGGTTGGAACACGAAATGTGGTGTCTCCTGCCTGCCGGGTCTCGGCAATATCGAGAATCTTGGCTGCGACGCGGGCTGAGTCAACCCACGTGATACCGACAAGACCAACGGCAAGCGGCTGCGCGGCGACCAGTTGAAGGGTCGCCATGCTCGAACTTGTCAGCCGTGCGCCTTTTCGCAGGGGCTGGCCCTGAAGGATGCGGGCGTCTGCAAACGAGGTGATGTCGGAAGAGTCCTGCAGAACAAGTTCAATGGTCCCCCTCATCGCACCTGCCTTCGACAGCTGCTCCCATCGATTAAACTCGCCGGAAAGTATCTTCGTCAGCTCCGTGGTTGTCACTTTGGTGACGAGGTTCTTCTCGTGTACCACGACAGCAACAGCGTCATACGCGATCAGTACTTCACTCAACTCGAAGCCTTCAGTCTGAGGGAGCTGTTGTCGTTCGGTTGCAGTCATTGGCCGGGTGGAAAACACGAAGCGTATGGAGTCGCGCCCGAGGCGCTGAAGAGCATGTCCGGATGATACAATCTGGTACTCGATCTTCGCTCCGTCGCTTGCATGCTGGTTGAGAAACTCTCTGATCTCATCGAGGGCCGCCGGGACGGTCGACTCCGGCACAAGGACATGCAGGTTCCCGCGTGTGCTTGTCTCGCTCTTTTCCCGTGTGCAACCGGTGAAGAGTATCAGAAGCACAATGGCGGATGTGAACATGGCTTTCATGGTATGGTCCTCCCGGTTAGGAAGAAAAGGCGTTCTTCCGCTCAGGTTCGGAAACTCCCTGGAGCAGAACAAGTCCGGCAATAAAGAAGAGGCTGATGAACAGCACCGCGACGCGCTGGTCTGTCAAGCGGGCAATGACACCATACACAAAGGGGCCCACAACAGCGGATGCCTTGCCGCAAAGGCCATCGTAGAATCCGAAGAACTCCGCCTCCCGCTCTTTCGGTGTCAGGAGTGCCATGAGGCTTCTGCTGGCTGATTGTGATGAACCTATGGCTGCGCCGGCGCCGAGTGCCACGATGTAAAACGCGGAGACCGTAGTCACGAAATAGGCTCCGACAGTAATAATAATCCAGAGGACGAGTGTTACCGAGATCGTTTTCTTCGGGCCGAATTTGTCTGTCAGGAAACCAAAGAGAAATGAACCGATCACTGCGCTCGTCTGAACGATGGCGAAGAAGACGATGGTGTCTTTGTCGCTCATAGAGAGCATCTTCTTTGCAAAGATTGCAGCGAATGCGATGATGGTCAGAATGGCGTCGTTGTAGAGAAAGAAGGCGATGAGGAAACGCGCGATTGATGGATGTTTCCGTTCGATGAAGAGCTCGCGAAATGTCTGTGCAGCCTGACGAAATCCGGTACGAATGATGGCGGGAGGTTTCTCCCCCTTGACGAAAGGTTCAGGCACCCAGATGAACATCGGGAGCGAGAACAGGAAGAAAAACGCCGCCGCAGTGACAAAGGACAGACGAACATAGAACAAATAATCGGGATCGAGAGCGTCCGGAAGCATGAGGTTCACGATGAAGAGAACCACGAGCGCTCCCAGGTAGCCCATCGCAAATCCATACCCGGACACTCGGCCGTACGAGCGGCGTGACGTGATACTGGGCAGAAATGCGTCGTAGAAAACAATCCCCCCCTCGAACCCCACGTTGGCGATGATGAAGAGAACCATGCCGAGAAGAATCATCCCGGGCTTGACGAAGAACATCAACGCGGTGCTGACGACACACGCGAGAGTGAAGAGGAGGAGAAACTGCTTCTTGTTCCGAAGAAAATCAGCCGCCACGCCGAGGGGCGGCGCAATCGCCGCAGCAAGAATCATGGAGAGGCTGACGGTAAGACCCCACAGCAGTTCGTTGCCCCCGGCAACCTGACTCGTGAAGTAGGTCGAATAGATAACGGTAACGATGATGACGGAATACGCCGTGTTCCCAAAATCAAACAACGTCCAGGCAAAAATCCTGGGACGTGAATAGTGAGGAGTCTTCAACCCGGAGTCCGAAACGGGAGAAATGGACATCGCAGCCGTCTAGTGTGCAGGTTTTGTCTTTGATGAAGTCTCGAGAAGTCCGCGCCCGGTTTTCCTCATCCGGCCTGACTTCTTCAGGTCGTCCAGTATCGAATCCAGGACGCCGTTGACGAATTTGTCACTTTTCTCAGTGCTGTACCGTCGCGCGATTTCGATCGCCTCATTGATGGAAACTTTCGGCGGGATGTCATCGAAGTACAGGAGTTCGCAGATGCTGATCCTGAGGATAATCCTGTCGATTACAGCGATGCGGCTGAATTCCCAGTTGGCCACGCGGCTCATGATGAGCTTGTCAATTTCGTCCTTCGTCGCAAGCACCTTGAGGAACAGGATCTTCGCAGCGTCAAACAGATCAGGTTCCTTCTTGAGGCCGCCAACGATGGTCTCCAGAATCAGCTCGACCGGCTCTTGGGAAAGCTCATGAGCATACAATCCCTGCAGGACTTTCTCACGTATTTGTCGGCGTCGGGTGGACATAGGTTGCTCGATCCGGGAGAGACAGTGTTCCTTTATTCTTTGCTTTCTTGTGGACTATTTAGATCTTCGCCTGTCTGGAAACCCTTCGGGAGGCCATCGGCAGCAATGAAATCCGGAGCGCCGAAGAAGAAGGGACAAGATCAACAAGCACAGGGGTTCGATAAACCAGTTCAATGTTCAATTCGGTCAGGACTTCGCGCGGTTCGCCGATTGCGAAGATGCCTGATCCGCCGGCGTCCGGTTGGCCGAGCAGCAGCGTTCGTTTGCTGAATGCCGCAGCGAGATTAAGATCGTGCGAAACGGAAATGATGGTCAGGTGGTGCTGTTCATTTTGTTCCTGCAGGATCTGAAAGATCTCGACCTGGTGGTTGATGTCGAGATGTGCGTTCGGCTCGTCAAGCAGAAGAATTTCCGGCTGCTGGCTGAGTGCACGTGCAATCAACACACGCTGTCGTTCACCCCCTGAAATAGCAGTGATGAGCTTGTCGGCCAGATGATCGATGTCGGTGAGCCGCATCATTTCCCATGCAACGTCCAGGTCATGTTGATTCTCAAATCCTGACCGGGCAACATGTGGTGAGCGGCCCATGAGCACAACTTCGAGGACTGTGTAAGGAAACACCCAGAGCGTGTCCTGAGGAACATACGCCATGATTCTCGCGAGATCACGACGATTGAACGACGCTAGAGGCCGGCCGTCGAGAGTGATACTCCCCCCCTGGGGAAGGAGGATTCGATCGAGCAGGCGAAGAAGCGTTGATTTTCCAGAGCCATTGGGGCCCAGCAAGCTGAGGAAATCGCCAGCCGGGACATTGAAGGAGATATCGCGGAGAACCGGGACGCCGGGATAACGAAATTGAAGGTTCTCAACTGACAGATTCATAGAAGGAACAGTCTGCTCGGGATGGTTCGACAGATCGCGTTTACTCGTGCTGAAGAAAATAGACAAAAAATAGCTGGCAGGCAAGGAGTTCAGGCAGATTCAATTCCGCCTGCTTGACAAGTTCTACGAGAGCATGTATATTGAAGCAGTTCTTTTCCAACAGTGATATTGTACGTTCCGTTAGGGGTGCATCCCGTCTCAAGTCATCGGGGCCGGACGCTGAGAGCAGACCCTCCGAACCTGAACTGGGTAATACCAGCGAAGGAAAACGGGAAACTGGTTTCTTCTACGGCGGCCGTTTTCCATTCTTGCTCTCGAATGGAAAATGGCTTTTTTTTTGCGGGGACTCGTATGCAATACCGAATGGTTCTGGTTGCACTGGCATTGGCACATGCGTGTGCCATTGGACAGGAGACTGGAACAATTCAAGGCTTGGTGCGCGATGCGGAAACGCTGAGACCGCTCGAGGCAGCGAACATTCTGCTTCAGGGAACAAATGCGGGCGTGAGCGCTGGCAAGGACGGTTCTTTTCGGCTGCCTCGAATCCCGGCCGGTTCCTACACCGTGAGAGTCAGCTTCATCGGGTATTCGCCGCAAACACTGCTGGTCGCGGTGCGCCAGGGCGAAACATCAACTCTTGACGTGTCGCTCGTCCAAACGGTACTCCCGGGGCAATCGATTGTGGTTTCGGCAACACGCGCCCGGGAGCGCTCCAGCCCGGTTGCTTTTTCAACGTTGAGCCCCCGTGATCTCACGGAGCGCTATTCGACTCAGGATATTCCGTTGCTTCTTTCCGAACTCCCATCCACAACCTTCTACTCGGAAAGCGGAAACGGTATCGGGTACAACTACCTCAGCATCCGCGGCTTCGATCAGCGACGCATCTCAGTGATGGTCAATGGCATTCCGCAGAATGATCCGGAAGATCATGACGTGTACTGGCTGGATTTCCCCGACCTTGCCGCGAACCTCCAGGATATCCAGGTCCAACGCGGAGCAGGCAGCGCGTTCTACGGTCCCCCCGCCATCGGAGGATCGGTCAACCTCATCACCTCGAGTTACTCAAGAACACCCGGCATTTCTGTCTACACGGGATTTGGGTCATACAATACACGGAGATACTCTGTCTCGGTCAATTCGGGGCTCGTGGGGGAGAAATACCAGTTCTACGGCCGGCTGTCACGCATCCTGAGCGACGGATACCGTATGAACTCCTGGACAGATTTTTCAAGCTATTTTCTGGGGGCGACCCGGTACGACGAAACGATGACGACACAGTTGAACTTCTACGGCGGACCGGTCGCAGATCATCTTGCATACTATGGCATAGCCCGGGAGGACGCGTACTCTTCGGACTCACAAAAGAGGCGGCAGAATCCGATTCGGCGCGCGGAAGAAATCGAGAATTTCAGCCAGCCACACTATGAACTTCTGCACGAATGGCGCCCCTCGGAACACATCACGGTGAACAACGCCCTGTTTCTCGTCACCGGTGACGGCTTCTTTGACTACGACGGATCGTGGGCTCCATATTCGTATTTTCGCATTACTCCGAGAAACGGATTCGCGGTTTCCGGTGATCCTGACGAATTGTACATCCCCAACGCCCTGATACGCGCCTGGGTGGGGAATAGACAATACGGCTGGCTGCCGCGAGCGAGCATCCGGCATGACGGCGGAGAGGTGACAGTCGGTGCCGAGTTCCGTATTCACCGGTCAACGCACTGGGGCGCACTCCGCTGGGGAGAAAGCCTTCCGGCGGGGATCACTCCTGACTATCACTACTATGAGTATCAGGGTGGAAAGGACATGATTTCTCTGTATGTCCACGAACTCTACGAGCTTCGTCCCGATCTGACTCTGCAGCTCGACTTGCAGTATGCCGACAGCCGGTACCGTTTTCACGATGAAAAATATCTGAATACGGATTTTTCAGTTCCGTATCGGTTCCTCAATCCGCGCGCTGGACTGAACTACAATATCAGCGAGAAGTTGAATATCTACACGCAGATCTCCCGAACT
Proteins encoded:
- a CDS encoding substrate-binding domain-containing protein; translated protein: MKAMFTSAIVLLILFTGCTREKSETSTRGNLHVLVPESTVPAALDEIREFLNQHASDGAKIEYQIVSSGHALQRLGRDSIRFVFSTRPMTATERQQLPQTEGFELSEVLIAYDAVAVVVHEKNLVTKVTTTELTKILSGEFNRWEQLSKAGAMRGTIELVLQDSSDITSFADARILQGQPLRKGARLTSSSMATLQLVAAQPLAVGLVGITWVDSARVAAKILDIAETRQAGDTTFRVPTEAFGKFYSPHPANIHRSYYPLKRANYAYWYAPLGSLASGFGSFVSHADGQRLFLKRNLVPGTQRIKLRGVE
- a CDS encoding ABC transporter ATP-binding protein; amino-acid sequence: MNLSVENLQFRYPGVPVLRDISFNVPAGDFLSLLGPNGSGKSTLLRLLDRILLPQGGSITLDGRPLASFNRRDLARIMAYVPQDTLWVFPYTVLEVVLMGRSPHVARSGFENQHDLDVAWEMMRLTDIDHLADKLITAISGGERQRVLIARALSQQPEILLLDEPNAHLDINHQVEIFQILQEQNEQHHLTIISVSHDLNLAAAFSKRTLLLGQPDAGGSGIFAIGEPREVLTELNIELVYRTPVLVDLVPSSSALRISLLPMASRRVSRQAKI
- a CDS encoding TonB-dependent receptor; the protein is MQYRMVLVALALAHACAIGQETGTIQGLVRDAETLRPLEAANILLQGTNAGVSAGKDGSFRLPRIPAGSYTVRVSFIGYSPQTLLVAVRQGETSTLDVSLVQTVLPGQSIVVSATRARERSSPVAFSTLSPRDLTERYSTQDIPLLLSELPSTTFYSESGNGIGYNYLSIRGFDQRRISVMVNGIPQNDPEDHDVYWLDFPDLAANLQDIQVQRGAGSAFYGPPAIGGSVNLITSSYSRTPGISVYTGFGSYNTRRYSVSVNSGLVGEKYQFYGRLSRILSDGYRMNSWTDFSSYFLGATRYDETMTTQLNFYGGPVADHLAYYGIAREDAYSSDSQKRRQNPIRRAEEIENFSQPHYELLHEWRPSEHITVNNALFLVTGDGFFDYDGSWAPYSYFRITPRNGFAVSGDPDELYIPNALIRAWVGNRQYGWLPRASIRHDGGEVTVGAEFRIHRSTHWGALRWGESLPAGITPDYHYYEYQGGKDMISLYVHELYELRPDLTLQLDLQYADSRYRFHDEKYLNTDFSVPYRFLNPRAGLNYNISEKLNIYTQISRTSREPRLKNLYDAAEASTPQSWGPVTPQFRTQASGAYDFSSPLVRPEALVDVELGSGYTAEQLHVTASLFYMSFDDEIIKQGQLDRFGIPVTGNADRTLHQGIELTAVTRFVEGLEVQANATWSRNRLEKYSVFNGSTRVSLDGNNIAGFPDFLANARATYRTGGLVASLSIQHVGEFYSDNFQSSSKGRTDPGRTISAYTVVHASLTYRLRLVPVVQSVEISAQANNLFNRMYAANGEGGEFYPAAERNYFASLKFDL
- the nusB gene encoding transcription antitermination factor NusB; protein product: MSTRRRQIREKVLQGLYAHELSQEPVELILETIVGGLKKEPDLFDAAKILFLKVLATKDEIDKLIMSRVANWEFSRIAVIDRIILRISICELLYFDDIPPKVSINEAIEIARRYSTEKSDKFVNGVLDSILDDLKKSGRMRKTGRGLLETSSKTKPAH
- a CDS encoding MFS transporter; the encoded protein is MSISPVSDSGLKTPHYSRPRIFAWTLFDFGNTAYSVIIVTVIYSTYFTSQVAGGNELLWGLTVSLSMILAAAIAPPLGVAADFLRNKKQFLLLFTLACVVSTALMFFVKPGMILLGMVLFIIANVGFEGGIVFYDAFLPSITSRRSYGRVSGYGFAMGYLGALVVLFIVNLMLPDALDPDYLFYVRLSFVTAAAFFFLFSLPMFIWVPEPFVKGEKPPAIIRTGFRQAAQTFRELFIERKHPSIARFLIAFFLYNDAILTIIAFAAIFAKKMLSMSDKDTIVFFAIVQTSAVIGSFLFGFLTDKFGPKKTISVTLVLWIIITVGAYFVTTVSAFYIVALGAGAAIGSSQSASRSLMALLTPKEREAEFFGFYDGLCGKASAVVGPFVYGVIARLTDQRVAVLFISLFFIAGLVLLQGVSEPERKNAFSS